In Octopus sinensis linkage group LG6, ASM634580v1, whole genome shotgun sequence, the sequence aagaaacaacaaaagctataaaacaaatgaaatccaaacttaaagtagaacagcaacgaaccatgataaaatgaatggcaagaaaagccccttcatggcaaatactggactaaactaaatgaaaaagaaatagacaaagaaaagtcCCAGCAAATGTTGAGAAGCTcagaactcaaagcagagacagagggatttttaattgcaacacaagaccaaagcctccccaacagaaattaccaaaaacatataatgaaaagaaataaaacaagtaactgcagaatgtgtggagatgggcaagaaacaataaatcatattatctttggctgcccagtcctggctaagaaggaatatataatcacagacacgacagagttgggacctatatacactggaagctatgccaacattatggaataacaacagaaaaaagatggtataggcacacaccagtaaaggtcacagaaaacgagaaagcaaccatactctgggatatgccaatacacacagatagagaaattaaggccaacagaccagatatagttgtcagagatcatgaagaaaaaaatgctttctaattgttgtgtcaataccagcagatgacaacgtatctctaaaagaaatggagaaactttcaaaatacaaagacctggaaatagaggtaacctgaatgtggaatctaaaacagaaacaataccTATCATaacaggtgcattaggcatgataaaaaatatagcaaaaacaccaggacttacaaacacatatatatacagaaaattgcactactaggcactgcacacatcctacgcagaacactttcaatacagtaaccatcagcgcaccacaaatcacagcacatacccaaggcacacggagctgcgctcggtagtgaagtgaaagcatgctataaaaatataattactgagttataataataatagcaataatgataaatatatagataaagaaaCTTACCGAATCTTCCTCCATAAACTGGTTTGTCGCAGTCATCATATTGGCTGTTCCGCCACACACAGACTTGTTGAGATTGAGAAAACACAGTTTGGTTACCACATGCCAACGGTATGGGAAACATAGCATTACATAAGTagaattcactgcagttacttgGGGATCGGACAAAATGTGATCCGGCTCTAACTTGTGTCTGCTGACACAGAGTCATGATACTCTGACTGTAGACTGTTGACACTGCGATCAAGAGAATGGCGGCCACAAAACGGAACTCCATTGTTGTAATTTTATCAATTATAGAATCGAACGAGAGTTAAGACGAATGGCTTGCAAAAACGCTATCACAACAGACTAGTAACCTCTGTAAATGTGTCTCAGATCCCTAACAGTGAGCTTCTTATATAGGCCTTaaatagggttagggtgaggtttTGAATAAGAATTAGGTAGTAATTCTGGTTCTTTTTTTGAAATTGATCTAATATTTGGTCTTCCTTCTTCATGCTAACAAGCCTCCGCCCAACGACCGTATTAGATAACTAGTTTATCTGTGTTGTCATTGTTAtagttgttgacgttgttgttgttctcctcccCCTTCTGCTCCGCCTTCTCCCCACCTGCAGATTAGTTATCAGTTATGTCAATGGTGATGAAGGAGATGGCCTTAGCGTTTTATTGATAGCTATTATTCTCTTACAAttgacactacatacatacatatatgcatatgtatataaatatatatatatatatatatatgtgtgtgtgtgtgtgtaaatatatatatatatattatatatatatatatatatgtgtgtgtttgtgtgtgtgtgtgtgtgtgtgtgtgagtgtgtgtatgtatatataaatatatatatatataattatattaatataaatgtatatatatacatatatatattactatatatatatatgcctgtaagtatttatatacatatctgcttatatatatgcatgtaaatatttatatatatgtatatatataaatatatgtatatatatatatgcctgtaagtatttatatacatatctgcttatatatatgcatgtaaatatttatatatatgtatatatataaatatatgtatataaataaataaatctatgtaaatatatacacatatacatagatatgtatatacacacatgcacacacacacacgcacacacacgcacgcacacacacacacacacacacacatatgtatatatatatatatatatatatatatatatatatatacatacacacacacgcacgtataaaaTAGACTTTAATTGAAGTACAATTTCACCGAAATTaaacatatttaatgtaataaatgtgaatgtcagtgtgtcacgcTTTTCCAACTTTAATAAATCTTTTCTACTGCAAGTACATGGACTCATATTTTTCGAAAAGGATTAAGTTTATtccatcaaccccaatgcgtaactggtactttaatcgatccctaaaggatgaacggcaaagatgacctcggtggaTTTCGAACGCAAAACCTAACGGcagcccgctggctaagcgagcaggccaacagcagaaagagtgggagaaagagtggtgaaagattacagcaaGGACCACcgccctctgccggagcctcgtggagtccgctgccctaaccactaggccattgcgcctccacacacacacacacacacacacacacgcgtatatagatatatatatataaatatatatatatatatatatatatatatatatacatatttcgttcCAACAaccggttaaacaaccatgcacaagAAACCCACACCACTCGCAATGATTACCAGGgaaggcctcctagaacaccacacccgaatatgggatatcgggacGCTCTTGTCTATACTGTTCCAAGAACACACACCtaaatcacaacaggagaccacacatcaacaaagaacaactatataatagctaccgtcccaaccaccgcattcattttttagacccaatacgcaaacacagagacacaagatagcaccaaacaagcaggaggaaccaaaagtgataaaaattatcaatctaattcacaaggaactaacagcaaatcaaataaacatactttccaaaggactcaagtttacacccaccccacaacaccccaactacaatgaaatgaaagaagacatcacagaattctgcagaaaattaagacttactgaagagctatacgacaaatacaacgaggacgaatcgttagtcagaaataggagtaactacaccccctctaaaggtaagaacaaaacacttgatgatttctgtgaccacatatcaaattacccatatcaacatatgcacaaacaaaaacacaaaccaaacttcagcaaaaaagaatgggctgagttgaacaaattaaaacaagatgaaacaataacaatcaaagaggccgataaagggagtgctgttgtcttaatggatacgacattttacataactttggtactatctatgctggaagacacaacatactatgaaaaggcacaaaactacagtcaacaaaaaataatgagggaactaaaatccatgttaaacccatacaaagaagggctcaccgacaaagaatatgattatatgaccaatttcacaagtaaaaccagccaattctacggtatacctaagatacacaaaagtgagaaaataagtaacgcatgcaagatagctacagacaaaataattaaagtccctaatcctaatgacctcaaattgagacccataatagcaggtcccgcatgcgaaacccaccgcctcagtaactttttagacaccctgttaaaaccactcctcaaacatgtcaaaagctatataagggacgacttggatatgctcaatcacctaccgaatactataaacaaaacaccatactggtatccttcgatgtagtcaacctctaatccaatatcccccacaacctaggactagaggcaatccaattctggctagagaatcacgccaacgaactcccacatcggatcaaaaaagaattcgtgatagaaggggttaaattcatcctggaaaataatttCTTCGCCctcaaagacaacttctaccggcaaaaatcggggactgcgatgggtacacgaatagCCCCCttctttgccaacctagtcataggatatctagagatcagtctgtatcgtaatgttctagaaagatatggcagccctttctccatctacatagaaaacaactggaagagatatctagatgactgtttcattctttggcataaaaatatagaaaaactcaaagaatttcaagaaattttaaacggactggacgtaaacatccaattcacgatggaatatagccagcaacaactccccttcctcgatatcctcattaagaaagctaataatataatagaaacagacatatattataagcctacagattctaagcaatatcttccattcaattcatgccaccccagacacaccaggatgaatatccccttcaatctagcaaaaaggatatgcactatagtttctaatgcaaacaccagagacacacgactacaagaactaaaagatacccttatcaccaggaactacccaccttcacttattgacatgtgcattcaacgtgcccttcaactgaACATCAAGGAACTGACACATcctaaatcaaagaaaaacttacgaccaaaagccttaccatacatctccacacacaaccctctcaataatgaagccttcggcaccatcctccacaacatacccctcctaaaaaaagaccacagaatgaacacaatcctccaaacacacacgatcataaaaagcaagagacagcctaaatctatgAATAGTCTcataacacaagcccgaatatactcttcaacacagaagccgacagtaaaaaaatgtggaagacccaattgtgggatatgcgattatctaattgagggatcagagttctccttcaaacagggacaacggtttacagtgaaaagcaacttcacatgtgcttcggagaacctgatatacacactaacctgctctgggtgtcaagagcagtacttaggccaaacaaaaaatagtttgcgtaaaagaatggccctgcacagatcccagataaaaattccccaaaacagaaaaatagctttcagccaacacatagatacttgcgccaacaacaaaacaccaagcttcaggattttccccctctaccaatttagggacgatacaacctcgagacaacgaataagtaaagaaactctctttattacaaaatacaggccacttcttaacgggtctacgacaaacgattaatatacctcaactttagaataacagaaatatacacacacaaatattacattccaaagaatccattacaaatcagccccaatcacagctataatccataacgtgccaacttcaagtcatacaacacctcactactttcactcattcatattctcccttctcgtttttcttctccttcctcttcttcatcatcatcatcattatcatcatcatcgtcgtcatcatcatcaccatcattatcatcttcttcttctccttctcctttttcttcttctgattcttctccttcttcttcttcttcatcatcatcatcatcatcaacatcgtcatcttcttcttcttcttcttcttcttcttcttcttcttcttcttcttcttcttcttcttcttcttcttcttcttcttcttctgctccaccttctacctcttaactttatcactaatgctttttagtataacacctacgcaaattccataaacaaacctttcaatagaaatattctcctgaattgaactgcaactgctagccgccactgatcattcaaaatacgaccatcaaggcactcccaaatatTTCCACCCACTCTCCTCATcagcctccttcttcttctaccctaccaagaattcacaacacaaaagtgcaaacaagggagacaaagaaaggcagaatgcaacttatatttgaacacgaaacaaatattcctttaaaaaaacttttcttttaatttttctaaatttaattatttaatagttacagttgaaaaggtttcaaaatgaccgaaaccggtactgaaatgttctttataaaattattttagcattttctattttgacttgatTTTTCATAattatcaactcgtgtgttccttttacccttatacatatatatatatatatatatatatatatatatatatatatatatatatatatatatatatatatatatatatatattgtgcatgtatatgtatgttgttttatttaatttacaatatatatacacactaattatGCAACTATTTAACTGTATTTATAGAAACAAATAATACTTAGGCCTATAGTACCGTAGAAGTACTTATCTCAAaggcgtgtatatacatatatgcatatatatacgcatacatacatttatacacatatgtgataTGTTGGAGTGTTAATGCATCAACCAAGCTTAGCCTTCTTAACATGTGGTTCTTGTGAATATAGTGGCTCTTGGAGAAAGTTTGATTgtttagacacacatatatatagatatagttctATATCTAAAAGATTCCACGGGCATACGgggtagtggttaagagctcgggctactaaccccaagattccgagttcgattccaagcagtgacctgaacaacaataataataataataataacaacagcatcgaaagataccataggaatgagaacccacgttcaaaatttccctaagacacttgatgaaggatggagggtatatcagccgaaacgttgtgttaacaaaaaacaagatgaggacaaatatccgtggaatgtaaataatgtaaataatatatataaatgtctttgtaatttgttttttaaaacttAACTATTGAAGGACCCTTCTATTTTATCCTTCTCACTTAAATTATCGAAATTGGAAAGTGAATACTTAATCATATTATTGTCTCACTttgctattgaaaaaaaaaaaacatgaacgaCCAATTCACATAAAGctttatttatctattgtatttcgggacggtcgttttttattacttgttttggtaaataaacacacgcactatatattcgttcttcacctgtttatttctgtttttattctaagtccattgtccggaaatcatTCGTCACccttctgtgacctcttcagtgacactttccgtTCTCGTATGTGCTCTTGCTTCGCTTAGACTATAaacgtttatttatctatttttacccctaaataaaatttttaaatggtaGCGTCATTGTGTTACAGATTATGTAAGAGAGGAAAGAATCGTTCAGTCTTTCTAACTCTAGAGATATTTCAAAGAAAACCGAGGTCAAAGAGTTAGAAATAAACCTCAGTGGTAACGAAATGGTATGTACAGGTCTGTGGATGGCTTCTTGACAGTAAtgtgaattaaaattatttcattaccaggtgttcttttactcgtttcagtcatttgactgtggccatgctggatcatcgcctttttgtcgaagaaatcgacccctggacttattccttgtaagcctggtgcttattctatcggtctcttctgccgaaccgctaatgttacgggggccataaacacatcaacatcggttgtcacacacacacacacacacacacacacatatatatatatacatatgaagggcttctttcagtttccgtctaccaaatccactcacaaggctttgtttgaaccaaagctatagtagaagacacttgcccaaggtgccacgcagtggggctgaacccggaagtgaaccatgtggtcggtaagcaagcttcttatcacacaaccacgtcTGCGCCTAGGAGAACTGAAGGAGAATCCTTTTCTCCCAGAATGCTATTTTTTCTCTATGACACAATGATGTAATAAAaggatttcatatatattttcgatTTAGCTGATTTCTGTTACTGCAGCCACAAGTTATTGAGTACTTTCACACAACAAAATCTAGAACTTTGAATGAATAGAATGAGATATCTTCTATCCATTTTCTccgtaggtgcaggagtggctgtgtggtaattagcttgtttatcaaccacatggttccgggttcagtcccactgcgtggcaccttggattagcgtcttctgctgtagcctcgggccgaccaaatctttgtgagtgaatttggcagacggaaactaaaaggagcccgtcgtatatacatacatatatacatacatacatacacatatatatatatacacaaacacacacacacacacacacacacacacatatatatatatatatatatatatatatatatatatatatattatatatatatatatatatatatatatatatatatatataattaatataatacataaaagtGTGTTATTGTCTCGAAGATTTTATGGTAGTTGTAAAGTCATTACcgtctatttctaattcagtacgtGGCGAAGAAATTAGCTGAGCCCTGATTataattaagtatataattatagaatattttgtataatttacgTAAAAAGGTTTTTTAGCGTTctgac encodes:
- the LOC115213517 gene encoding uncharacterized protein LOC115213517 isoform X1, with the protein product MEFRFVAAILLIAVSTVYSQSIMTLCQQTQVRAGSHFVRSPSNCSEFYLCNAMFPIPLACGNQTVFSQSQQVCVWRNSQYDDCDKPVYGGRFDDPLCNQYPDGMNRDPADCHRYIPCFKRTSYPSMPCQFNLFFDPQTQRCSEIPPPYCQNQ